The Candidatus Aramenus sp. CH1 genome includes a region encoding these proteins:
- a CDS encoding transposase yields the protein MVFSQVGALVNKLHEYGVKTYLVIEYNTSRLCAYHNVKVKRRPRGSLTVLLAINFVAMLMVH from the coding sequence TTGGTCTTTTCGCAAGTTGGCGCATTAGTGAACAAACTCCACGAGTACGGCGTAAAGACGTACCTAGTGATTGAGTACAATACTTCACGGCTCTGCGCTTACCATAACGTTAAAGTAAAGAGAAGGCCTAGAGGGTCGTTAACTGTACTTTTGGCCATAAACTTCGTAGCGATGTTAATGGTGCACTAA
- the ahcY gene encoding adenosylhomocysteinase yields MEYNVKDLSLAEQGRKQIEWAEIHMPALMSIRKEFAESKPLKGIRIAAVLHVTKETAALVRTLKEAGAEVWLAGSNPLSTQDDVAASLVKHDGIHVFAWKGESEKEYYDNIEAIIKPEPNVVMDDGADLHAVIHEKHRDLKILGGTEETTTGVVRLKTMEEQGVLFYPVIAVNNAFTKYLFDNRFGTGQSAIDGLLRATNVLIAGKVAVVAGYGWVGRGIASRLRGMGARVIVVEVSPLRALEALMDGFDVMPMKEAAKVGDIFITATGNINVISREHFPLMKSGAILANAGHFNVEIDVKGLKEMAVSSRTIRPYTEEYTLPNGNKLYLLAEGRLVNLAAAEGHPSEVMDLSFSNQALSVKYIVENRGKLERKVYNVPSEIDERVAYLKLKGMGIEIESMTEEQKEYAKQWKYGT; encoded by the coding sequence ATGGAGTATAACGTAAAGGACCTCTCGTTAGCCGAACAAGGGAGAAAACAGATTGAATGGGCGGAAATCCACATGCCTGCGTTAATGAGCATAAGGAAAGAGTTTGCCGAGTCCAAACCCCTTAAGGGCATAAGGATAGCTGCCGTTCTCCACGTCACAAAAGAGACGGCAGCTTTAGTGAGGACGCTTAAAGAGGCAGGTGCGGAGGTCTGGCTTGCGGGGAGTAACCCTCTCTCTACTCAAGACGACGTGGCAGCTTCCCTAGTGAAGCATGACGGTATACATGTCTTTGCGTGGAAAGGGGAAAGCGAGAAGGAGTATTACGATAATATTGAGGCGATAATTAAGCCCGAGCCAAACGTGGTCATGGACGACGGGGCCGACCTACACGCCGTGATCCACGAGAAACACAGGGACTTAAAGATCTTGGGGGGCACAGAGGAGACTACCACTGGGGTGGTTAGGCTCAAGACAATGGAGGAGCAGGGCGTACTGTTCTATCCAGTGATCGCTGTAAACAACGCCTTTACCAAGTACCTCTTCGACAATAGATTTGGCACTGGGCAGAGCGCCATAGACGGACTTCTTAGGGCTACCAACGTACTCATTGCAGGGAAGGTGGCTGTAGTAGCTGGGTACGGCTGGGTAGGGAGAGGGATAGCCTCTAGGCTGAGGGGCATGGGTGCTAGGGTGATTGTGGTAGAGGTAAGCCCTCTTAGGGCTCTTGAGGCGCTTATGGACGGCTTTGACGTAATGCCGATGAAGGAGGCGGCAAAGGTAGGGGACATCTTCATTACTGCCACTGGGAACATAAACGTGATATCCAGGGAGCACTTCCCCTTAATGAAAAGCGGGGCTATACTGGCCAACGCAGGGCACTTCAACGTCGAAATAGACGTAAAGGGGCTTAAGGAGATGGCCGTGTCTTCTAGGACAATAAGGCCCTATACTGAGGAGTACACGTTACCCAACGGGAACAAGCTCTACCTCCTGGCAGAGGGACGTTTAGTGAACTTGGCGGCAGCTGAAGGACACCCAAGCGAGGTAATGGACCTCAGCTTTTCTAACCAAGCGCTATCCGTTAAGTACATAGTGGAGAACAGGGGCAAGCTCGAGAGGAAGGTCTACAACGTACCATCTGAGATCGATGAAAGGGTGGCCTACCTCAAGCTGAAGGGAATGGGAATCGAAATAGAATCCATGACAGAGGAGCAGAAGGAGTACGCCAAGCAGTGGAAATACGGCACTTGA
- a CDS encoding peptidylprolyl isomerase produces the protein MFKDKDFLYIEYVAKIKDTNEVIDTTMEEEAKKANIYNPDKKYGPQLVILGEHRVIKGLEEALYNMNLNEEKVIEVPPEKAYGERDPSKVKILSLGEVKRQGINPYPNMLVRLQDGSLATVKSVSGGRVILDLNHPYAGKTIVYQVKVVKQLTDEKEKINALMERWFGSNPKLTLELSEDKKSVNFAVSKEIFLLEDIQMRKFMLAKDIITFVLPESAVSFVEKYDKSVF, from the coding sequence ATGTTTAAGGACAAGGATTTTCTCTATATAGAATACGTTGCCAAGATCAAAGACACTAACGAGGTAATTGACACAACGATGGAAGAGGAGGCAAAAAAGGCCAACATCTACAACCCGGACAAGAAGTACGGACCTCAGCTGGTTATTCTGGGCGAACACAGGGTAATCAAGGGACTAGAGGAGGCCCTCTACAACATGAACCTTAACGAGGAGAAGGTTATAGAAGTGCCCCCAGAAAAGGCTTACGGCGAGAGGGATCCCAGCAAGGTAAAGATTCTCTCGCTGGGAGAGGTGAAGAGGCAGGGGATAAACCCCTACCCTAACATGCTGGTGAGGCTTCAAGACGGTTCGCTTGCCACCGTGAAGAGCGTCAGTGGTGGGAGGGTCATCCTAGACCTCAATCACCCGTACGCTGGGAAGACGATAGTCTACCAGGTTAAGGTCGTTAAGCAATTGACTGACGAGAAGGAGAAAATAAACGCCCTAATGGAGAGATGGTTCGGGAGCAATCCCAAGTTGACGCTGGAGCTATCTGAGGACAAGAAGAGCGTTAACTTCGCCGTCTCTAAGGAGATATTCCTCCTCGAGGACATACAAATGAGGAAGTTCATGTTGGCTAAGGACATTATAACTTTTGTATTGCCGGAGTCAGCTGTGAGCTTTGTAGAGAAGTACGACAAGTCCGTTTTCTGA